A region of the Pantoea alfalfae genome:
GGTCACTTCTCTGGTTAAAGCCGTGATCGAACCGCTGATGGAGCAGCAGGCGATCCCCGGTATGTCGGTGGCGGTGCTTTACAAGGGCCGGGCGCAGTTTGTGAACCTCGGCGTGGCCGATCTTGAGTCACGCCGCCGGGTTACGGAAAACACGCTGTTTGAACTGGGGTCGGTGAGTAAAACCTTTACCGGCACCCTGGCCGGAATCATGATCCGCAACGGCGAAATCCGTCTTAACGATCCGGTACAGAAAGTCTGGCCGCAGCTGACGGGTGAGCAGTGGCGTCCGGTGCGGATGCTGCATCTGGCGACCTATACCGCGGGCGGCCTGCCTCTACAGCTGCCCGATGAGGTGACCGATCAGGCTTCGCTGCTCCGCTTCTATCAGAACTGGCAGCCAGAGGCAGCACCCGGTTTGCAGCGCCAGTACTCTAACGCCAGTATCGGTCTGTTTGGCTCGCTGATGGTGAAGGGCGATTATGAGCAGGCGATGGAGCGACATGTGTTTCAGCCGCTGCGCCTGACGCGCACTTACATTACCGTGCCGCCGTCGATGATGCTGAACTACGCCTGGGGCTATAAAAACGGTCAGCCGGTTCGGGTTTCCCCCGGCATGCTGGATGCCGAAGCCTATGGCGTCAAATCCACCGCGCGTGACATGCTGACCTTTATGCAGGCCAACGTCGATCCCAACCGGTTGTCGGCGGGCAATGCCGTATTGCGCAATGCCATCCGCACCGCGCAGTCGCGCTATTTTAACGTCGGGAGTCTTTACCAGGGGCTGGGCTGGGAGATCTACGACTGGCCCGTCGATGCTGAGACGCTGCTCAAAGACAACGATAATGGCGTGGCGCTGAAACCGCGTCCGGCGACCCTGATCAATCCGGTCGGACCGTCGCAGAGCGCCAGCTGGGTGCATAAAACCGGCTCTACTAATGGATTTGGTGCCTATATCGCTTTTATTCCTGAGCAGAACAGCGGCATCGTGCTACTTGCCAACAAAAATTACCCCAATCCGCTTCGCATCCGCGTAGCGTGGCAGATTCTGCAGGCGCTCCGGCAGGGTACGGCTGAATAATACGCCTCACGCCTGCTCAGCCCGAGCAGGCTGGCACCCTCTGTTCATTTGCGCTAAAATGAAAATCAAATGAACAGGAGGGCTGCTATGTCCATCGCCATCTACACACCCGCTCAGCATCAGCACAACCGTTCGCTCCTGCACGCCCTGAACCTGCCGGAAACGCTGCCTGATGCACACCAGCGTATCGCAACAGGATTCAGCAGCGGCGTGCTGAAACGCACCGCGTCATTGTCCACCTTTGATGAGGGCTGGCTGTGCCGTCTGGCGGGCATCGATCGCACCACTTATAACCGTAAAGTCAAAGATCCGCAGCAGACCTTTTCGCCCGATCAGAGCGGACGGATCTATATGTTGATCCGCGTTCTTTCTGCCGCCAGCACCCTGTTTCGAGACGACAGAGAGCGGCTGGTGCAGTGGCTTGAAACGCCCGCCAAAGCGCTGGGCGGTAAAAAACCAGCCGAAATGACCACCACGGTGGTGGGTGCTGAAGCGGTGATTAACCTGATTGGTCAGCTTGAGCATGGCGTGATCACCTGATGGCGGTGCCTTTCTTTCGCCTGGTGAAGCGTGAGTATGCGATGACCGCCTTTGATGGGTTCGGTGCCCGTACTTATGGCGGGCGCTGGAATTCTGTGGGAACGATCTGTGTCTATATGGGATCGAGCCGGGCGCTCTGTGTGCTGGAGGCGCTGGTGCACCTCACCATTCAGGATCTGGCGCATGACTACACAATGCTGGCGATTAACGTACCGGAATCGCTGATCACCGAGCTTTCTCTGGCGGCGTTACCCGCTGACTGGCAGGCCGATCCTGCACCATCTTCTACCCGACAAATTGGTGATGACTGGCTCGCCAGCCCGGACAACGGCCTGGTGCTCAAGGTGCCGAGCACGCTGACGGGTGAATGGAACGCGCTATTCAATCCCCGTCATCCGGCGGCAGCGGGCATCATCAGTAAAGTGGTGGCAGAACCGTTTTTCTTCGACCCGCGCTTCCGGCTGCAACAGGACGCCGGTTCCCTGACCTCCCTGTAACATGAGTGATGCATCATGCTGACGACTGCGATTCCGATAACGCCTGCGCCGCACAGATCAATGCCAGATGGCTCAGCCCCTGCGGCATATTGCCTCGCCAGCTCTGACTGCGGACATCATACATCTCATTGAAGATATCGACGTTACCGTGGCCGTTCAGCGTATCAAGAATCTCCTGCATCGCCTGTTCCGCCTGGCCGGTCTCGCCCATCTCTGCCCATGCTTCTACCAGCCAGAAGGCGCAGGCGAGAAAGGTACTCTCTTCCTCTCTGACGCCGCTGTAGCGATAGAGCATGGCGCTGCCGTCGCCCAGCGCCTGCTGGATTGCGCGGTAGGTCGAAAGCATCCGCTGCGGATTAACCGCGTTGCCGTAGCCGTGAACCAGCGCCAGCGATGCGTCGAGGCGATCGTCACTGCCGGCGTAAAAGAGATAAGCCTGCTGTTGCTCTGACCAGCAGTGCGACTCAATCCAGTCGCGAATGCGGTCACGTTCCCGCTGCCAGCGTCCCAGCCAGGTCGGTTCGATATGCTGGCTTTCGGCCAGCGCGACCGCCCGGTCCAGCGCCATCCAGCAGGCCATCTTGGAGTGGGTGTAATGTTGCAGCTCCGGCAGTTCCCAGATGCCGCAATCTTTCTGCCGCCAGTGATCGGCGCAGCAGTTTGCCAGCTCACCCAGCATGCGCGAGGTGGTGATATCCAGTACGTGTCCCGCTTCAATAAAGTGCTGTGCGGTGACCAGCATGTCGCCATACATGCTGAGCTGCAGCTGGTCGCGGGCGTTGTTGCCAACCCGCACCGGCTGAGAGTTTTTATAGCCGCTCAGCGGCGGATAACGCTCGGCGGGCACCTCATCGCCATTCAGGGCATAGCAGGCCCGCAGTCTGACACCGTGACGCATAATGGTCTGCGACAGCCAGGAAAAGGCCGCCTTACAATCTTCCAGCGCCCCGATATAGACGAACGCTTTAATAATCAGGCAGGCGTCGCGCACCCAGGCGTAGCGGTAATCATAATTTTTCTCGCCGCCGATACCTTCCGGTAAGGAGGTGGTCGCGGCAGCGGCCAGCGCACCGGTCGGAGAGTACCAGAGAAACTTCAGCGACAGGGCAGAGCGCTTTACCAGTGCCGGATAGCTGCCAGCGTAACGCAGGCTCTCCACCCAGCTGGTCCAGCCGGTGTGACTGGTTTCGATCCGCTGATCGATAGCCTCCAGTGGCGGCACCGCCAGCGGCTCTTTTTCGGTCACCAGCAGCGCGCAGAGCGATCGGGAACCGGCCGTTGTGCGCAGCGTGGCGCAGACCTGCTCATCATCCAGCTCGGTTATCTGAATATCTTCGCTGGTGCGAAACATAGCCATGATCTCCGCGATGTGAAATACCTTGCCTTTCTCATTGTCAGCCACCCAGGGCGAACGGGTTTCAGCGGCAGTGCCGAAACGCAGGGTGATCGCTAATTCCACCTCCCCGCTGACGCCCTCAATGCGACGCGCCAGTTCACACCACGGCAGACGGCCCGCCAGCGTGCTGTTGATTGATTCCGTCAACAGTACGCTGCCGCTGTCCGTTTCGAAACGGGTTTCCAGCACATTGCTGTTGTCACGGTAGCGGCGCGAAACCTGATAGGGCGTGCGCGGCACGATCTGAAAGTAGCCACCGAGTCCGGCATCAAGCAGGCGATCAAACAGCGGTTTCGCATCGAGATTAGGCGCGCACCACCAGTCAATAGCCCCATCCGGCGCGATCAACGCCACCGAGCGGCCTTCACCAATGGCGGCATAATCACCCAGACCCGCAAAGCCATCTTCTCTGACCGGCGAATGAATGATCGGGTTTTGCATGGTCTGCTTCCTTATTTCACTGTAACGAGAATTCTTCTGTGGGCAAAAACGGGACAAAAAAATGGCCGCGTTATGCGGCCATCAGAGACAATTTACAGCGTGCCGGTGCCGCCATCAGAGCACCAGACCTGACCGGAGGAGTAGCTGCTCTCGGTTGAGGCCAGGGTAACGTAGAGTGGGGCGATCTCAACCGGCTGACCGGGACGGCCCATCGGTGAATCGGCACCAAACTGCTTCACTTTTTCCATCGGCTGTCCGCCGCTGGATTGCAGTGGCGTCCAGTATGGGCCTGGCGCGACTGCGTTGACGCGAATACCGTCGCCACCCAGCTGCTTAGCCAGCGATTTGGTGAAGGCAACGATACACGCTTTGGTCTGCGCATAGTCGAGCAGAATATCGCTGGGTTTAAAGGCCTGTACTGATGAAGTATTAATAATCGACGCACCGCGTGGCAGATATTCCAGCGCCGCTTTGGTGATCCAAAACATCGCATAAACGTTGGTTTTAAACGTTGCGTCAAAATCTTCCGTACTCAGAGTACGAATGGACTCATTAAATTGCTGACGACCGGCGTTATTCACCAGAATATCCAGACCGCCTAATTTATCAGCGGCGTCTTTCACCAGCTGCTGACAGAATTCTTCAGAACGAATGTCGCCGGGAATAGCGAAAACTTTACGGCCTTCCGCTTCGATTAATTTAATCACTTCATCGGCATCGGGCTGCTCTTCCGGCAGGTAGTTAATCACCACGTCTGCGCCTTCACGGGCATAAGCGATGGCTACAGCGCGGCCAATTCCGGAGTCACCGCCGGTAATCAGCGCCTTACGGCCGGTCAGTCGGCCAGTACCGCGGTAGCTGGTTTCACCGTGGTCGGGAACCGGGATCATCTTGCTGGCCAGGCCTGGCGCCTGTTGTGGCTGGTCCTCAAACGGAGGCTTAGGAAATTGATCCAGATCGAGCGTCTTGTTAGTTGGTGTAGCCATTGTATGCTCCTTGAACAGAGTTATCTGAGACATTAAGCCTGGCACAAATGTGATATTTGTCACATCTGACTGCTGATTCATTGAGCAGATAAAACCAGAAGAACTTAATAATGCAGATAAAGCGTAGTCAGGAAATCGATATTGTGTGCGGCACTGTCCGATTATTTTCAAAGGGGGCAGGAAATAAGTAAAGCGAAGCGTAAAACCGACTGGGGATTATTTCAGCAGGTGAAATGTTCCGGCTGAAAATAAACAAAGGGCAGTTAACCGCCCCGTACTGAACCCCGCCAGACCACATCGACCGGATATATTCTCCGCTCCTGCTGTTGTTCATTTTTGGGTGTTAGCGTTTCCGGTTGCGCTTCTTTCTCCACCAGCCAGGCAATCGCATCGCGGGCAAACTGCTCCACTGGCTGCGCAAAGGTGGTGAGGTTATACGAGGACCAGCCCGACTGCGGGATATTGTCATGCCCCATGATGCAGAGATCCTCCGGAATACGCAGTGCAAAGCGGTAACGCGCCTCATCCATAAAACCGCAGGCGAGCAGGTCGGTAGCACAGTAAACCGCATCCGGGCGAATGTTACGCGTCAGCAGACGCTGGGCCAGAATCTGGCCGCTTTCATAGGAGGTGGTGCCGAACCGCTCCACCTGAACTGTGATACCCGCTTTTTGCGCCGACGCCAGAAAATCGGCTTCGCGCTTCAGCAGACTCGGCGTGCCTGCCAGCGAATTGACAAAGGCGATGCGATTGCAGCCTGCCCGAACAAAGGCGTTAACCGCCATTTCGGCGGCAGGGCGGGAGTCGGGATTAATATTGAGCGTGCCGGGCAGGGATTCGTCGCGGTTAATCAGCACCAGATGCTGACCGTGCTTGTAGCAGAGCCGGGTAATGCCGCTGTCCGGCATACCGGAAAGAATGATTGAGGCGTCGGCACGGAAATTAATCGCCTGTTGCAGTGCGTCGGAAACCCGCGCATCCGAGCGGTCGGTGTTGATCAGCATCGCCACTTTTCCCGCTTCCTGCAAATACTGGGTCATCCAGCGCACCAGGCTGGCACGGTAGGGCGTATCCACTTCGGAGGCGATTAAGCAGACAATGCCGCTGCGGTTGCGTACGAGACCGCGAGCCAGATGATTGACGTGATAGCCCAGCTCTTCAGCCGCTTTCATCACCCGCTGACGGGTGGACTCCGACACGCTGGCACCTTGCGTAAAGGTGCGGGAGACCGCTGACCGGGAGACGCCTGCCCGGTCAGCGACATCCTGCGCACTCACTACTGCTTTAAGCTGCTGCATCTTTTTCCTCGCCCCTCTGTTGCCTGTACTGAGTCTGCCTGAAATTGCAAGGGTGTGCAAAGGGCGCCTGCCTGCCAGATGTTTCAAATTTGTGACAGACCCTGACAATTGCATAACAACTCAATTGACAGGGTCGCCGGGTCGCCGTACTACTTTGCTTACATCTTTGCACACATGTGCAAAAGCTGGCGCACATGCGTCATCCAGCCCCAGGAGAACACCATGCGTTATCCCTCTCTGCTCGCTGCTGTCATCATCTGCCCTCTGGTGCCGTTT
Encoded here:
- the ampC gene encoding class C beta-lactamase — translated: MKKSFFYLALFSLSASCVAADLSSQQVTSLVKAVIEPLMEQQAIPGMSVAVLYKGRAQFVNLGVADLESRRRVTENTLFELGSVSKTFTGTLAGIMIRNGEIRLNDPVQKVWPQLTGEQWRPVRMLHLATYTAGGLPLQLPDEVTDQASLLRFYQNWQPEAAPGLQRQYSNASIGLFGSLMVKGDYEQAMERHVFQPLRLTRTYITVPPSMMLNYAWGYKNGQPVRVSPGMLDAEAYGVKSTARDMLTFMQANVDPNRLSAGNAVLRNAIRTAQSRYFNVGSLYQGLGWEIYDWPVDAETLLKDNDNGVALKPRPATLINPVGPSQSASWVHKTGSTNGFGAYIAFIPEQNSGIVLLANKNYPNPLRIRVAWQILQALRQGTAE
- a CDS encoding RES family NAD+ phosphorylase; its protein translation is MAVPFFRLVKREYAMTAFDGFGARTYGGRWNSVGTICVYMGSSRALCVLEALVHLTIQDLAHDYTMLAINVPESLITELSLAALPADWQADPAPSSTRQIGDDWLASPDNGLVLKVPSTLTGEWNALFNPRHPAAAGIISKVVAEPFFFDPRFRLQQDAGSLTSL
- a CDS encoding LacI family DNA-binding transcriptional regulator, giving the protein MQQLKAVVSAQDVADRAGVSRSAVSRTFTQGASVSESTRQRVMKAAEELGYHVNHLARGLVRNRSGIVCLIASEVDTPYRASLVRWMTQYLQEAGKVAMLINTDRSDARVSDALQQAINFRADASIILSGMPDSGITRLCYKHGQHLVLINRDESLPGTLNINPDSRPAAEMAVNAFVRAGCNRIAFVNSLAGTPSLLKREADFLASAQKAGITVQVERFGTTSYESGQILAQRLLTRNIRPDAVYCATDLLACGFMDEARYRFALRIPEDLCIMGHDNIPQSGWSSYNLTTFAQPVEQFARDAIAWLVEKEAQPETLTPKNEQQQERRIYPVDVVWRGSVRGG
- the parS gene encoding type II RES/Xre toxin-antitoxin system antitoxin produces the protein MSIAIYTPAQHQHNRSLLHALNLPETLPDAHQRIATGFSSGVLKRTASLSTFDEGWLCRLAGIDRTTYNRKVKDPQQTFSPDQSGRIYMLIRVLSAASTLFRDDRERLVQWLETPAKALGGKKPAEMTTTVVGAEAVINLIGQLEHGVIT
- a CDS encoding glycoside hydrolase family 15 protein; translated protein: MQNPIIHSPVREDGFAGLGDYAAIGEGRSVALIAPDGAIDWWCAPNLDAKPLFDRLLDAGLGGYFQIVPRTPYQVSRRYRDNSNVLETRFETDSGSVLLTESINSTLAGRLPWCELARRIEGVSGEVELAITLRFGTAAETRSPWVADNEKGKVFHIAEIMAMFRTSEDIQITELDDEQVCATLRTTAGSRSLCALLVTEKEPLAVPPLEAIDQRIETSHTGWTSWVESLRYAGSYPALVKRSALSLKFLWYSPTGALAAAATTSLPEGIGGEKNYDYRYAWVRDACLIIKAFVYIGALEDCKAAFSWLSQTIMRHGVRLRACYALNGDEVPAERYPPLSGYKNSQPVRVGNNARDQLQLSMYGDMLVTAQHFIEAGHVLDITTSRMLGELANCCADHWRQKDCGIWELPELQHYTHSKMACWMALDRAVALAESQHIEPTWLGRWQRERDRIRDWIESHCWSEQQQAYLFYAGSDDRLDASLALVHGYGNAVNPQRMLSTYRAIQQALGDGSAMLYRYSGVREEESTFLACAFWLVEAWAEMGETGQAEQAMQEILDTLNGHGNVDIFNEMYDVRSQSWRGNMPQGLSHLALICAAQALSESQSSA
- a CDS encoding SDR family oxidoreductase; this encodes MATPTNKTLDLDQFPKPPFEDQPQQAPGLASKMIPVPDHGETSYRGTGRLTGRKALITGGDSGIGRAVAIAYAREGADVVINYLPEEQPDADEVIKLIEAEGRKVFAIPGDIRSEEFCQQLVKDAADKLGGLDILVNNAGRQQFNESIRTLSTEDFDATFKTNVYAMFWITKAALEYLPRGASIINTSSVQAFKPSDILLDYAQTKACIVAFTKSLAKQLGGDGIRVNAVAPGPYWTPLQSSGGQPMEKVKQFGADSPMGRPGQPVEIAPLYVTLASTESSYSSGQVWCSDGGTGTL